The bacterium genome includes a region encoding these proteins:
- a CDS encoding homoserine dehydrogenase, which yields MTPRRPAADELRIGLLGCGTVGAAVVRLLRTNGEEIRRRTGLTLRVVRIAVAHPEKSRGIVFDPGVLTGNAADVVADARVDCVAEVMGGIEPARALLLDAIERGKSVVTANKQLIARHGPELFGAAARAGVDLRLEASVGAGLPVIQPLKESLAANRVSELWGILNGTTNYILTKMADEGWEFDRALEDAQRRGFAEADPSDDVDGHDAAAKLAILATIAFHTPVRADDVYREGIRRVTTQDIAFARELGFAVKLLAIARDYDGRVEAHVHPAFLPLGHPLAAIRNELNALFVRGDFAGEVMTVGRGAGGDPTASAVVADLIDVARNRSAGAHGRVGWSALTSRPIRPIEETASPFYLLMQVTDRPGVFARIATIFGEEGVSIASIVQKSRGHAAEIIMVTHTALETQMRRVLSRLGELDVLHSVRSAIRVVGEV from the coding sequence GTGACGCCGCGCCGCCCCGCCGCAGACGAACTCCGCATCGGCCTCCTCGGCTGCGGCACGGTCGGGGCGGCGGTGGTGCGCCTCCTTCGCACCAACGGCGAGGAGATCCGGCGGCGCACGGGGCTGACGCTCCGCGTCGTCCGCATCGCCGTCGCCCACCCTGAGAAGAGCCGCGGGATCGTGTTCGACCCGGGCGTCCTCACCGGGAACGCGGCGGACGTCGTCGCCGACGCGCGGGTGGACTGCGTCGCCGAGGTGATGGGTGGCATCGAGCCTGCGCGCGCGCTGCTGCTCGATGCGATCGAACGCGGGAAGAGCGTCGTGACCGCCAACAAACAGCTGATCGCCCGCCACGGACCGGAGCTGTTCGGGGCGGCGGCCCGTGCCGGCGTCGACCTCCGGCTTGAGGCGAGCGTGGGCGCCGGGCTGCCGGTGATCCAGCCGCTCAAGGAATCGCTCGCCGCGAACCGGGTCAGCGAGCTGTGGGGCATCTTGAACGGCACGACGAACTACATCCTGACGAAGATGGCCGACGAGGGATGGGAGTTCGACCGCGCGCTCGAAGACGCGCAGCGCCGCGGCTTTGCCGAGGCCGACCCGTCCGACGATGTGGACGGCCACGACGCCGCGGCGAAGCTCGCGATCTTGGCGACGATCGCGTTCCACACGCCCGTGCGGGCCGACGATGTCTACCGCGAGGGGATCCGTCGCGTCACGACCCAGGACATCGCGTTCGCCCGCGAGCTGGGGTTCGCCGTCAAACTGCTCGCCATTGCCCGCGACTACGACGGCCGCGTAGAAGCCCACGTGCACCCGGCGTTCCTGCCGCTCGGTCACCCGCTCGCCGCGATCCGCAACGAGCTCAACGCCCTGTTCGTGCGCGGCGACTTCGCGGGCGAGGTGATGACGGTCGGTCGCGGCGCCGGCGGAGACCCGACGGCGAGCGCGGTCGTGGCCGACCTGATCGACGTGGCGCGGAACCGCTCCGCGGGTGCGCACGGCCGCGTCGGGTGGAGCGCGCTCACCTCCCGACCGATCCGGCCGATCGAGGAGACCGCATCCCCCTTCTATCTGCTGATGCAGGTCACCGATCGCCCCGGCGTGTTCGCCCGGATCGCGACGATCTTCGGCGAGGAGGGCGTGAGCATCGCGTCGATCGTCCAGAAGAGCCGCGGGCATGCGGCGGAAATCATCATGGTGACGCATACCGCGCTCGAGACGCAGATGCGCCGCGTCCTGTCCCGGCTCGGAGAACTGGACGTCCTCCACAGCGTCCGGAGCGCGATCCGCGTCGTAGGCGAGGTGTAG
- a CDS encoding ABATE domain-containing protein, whose protein sequence is MTTDEARQSQEYVFDLSGGSLCLNFVDTVSGSRARPTERLRSYEDLVSWGRQSGAITYDVADRLAQAAERRPRDAGGVLAEALRLREALFRIFSASVEDLRAPERVDVELLNSALSEALQHHRIVKTPEGFAWAWADDRDALERIVWPVVHSAADLLTSPDLRRVRRCAGADCDWLFMDLSRNRTRRWCDMKGCGNRAKARRYYERHRAHAEGGRAPG, encoded by the coding sequence ATGACAACGGACGAAGCACGACAATCGCAGGAATACGTCTTCGATCTCTCGGGTGGGTCGTTGTGCTTGAATTTCGTTGATACTGTCAGCGGTTCACGCGCGCGTCCGACGGAGCGCCTGCGTTCCTACGAGGACTTGGTGTCCTGGGGCCGGCAATCGGGAGCAATCACGTACGACGTCGCCGACCGGCTCGCCCAGGCCGCGGAACGCCGTCCGCGCGACGCCGGAGGCGTGCTCGCCGAAGCGCTGCGGCTCCGAGAGGCGCTGTTCCGGATCTTCTCTGCGTCGGTGGAGGATCTCCGCGCCCCCGAGCGGGTCGATGTCGAGCTGCTAAATTCGGCGCTGTCGGAGGCGTTGCAGCACCATCGCATCGTCAAGACGCCGGAAGGGTTCGCGTGGGCGTGGGCGGACGACAGGGACGCGCTCGAGCGCATCGTGTGGCCCGTCGTCCACTCCGCGGCGGACCTCCTGACCTCGCCCGACCTGCGCCGCGTCCGACGGTGCGCGGGCGCCGACTGCGACTGGCTGTTCATGGACCTGAGCCGGAATCGGACGCGGCGGTGGTGCGACATGAAGGGGTGCGGCAATCGAGCCAAGGCGCGGCGGTACTACGAGCGCCACCGCGCCCATGCCGAGGGGGGCCGCGCCCCCGGATAG
- the thrC gene encoding threonine synthase, producing MDASAPGRAGAPQRWRGVIEEYRPYLSVTAGTPVVTLLEGGTPLVRADRLARHLPDVTLYLKYEGTNPTGSFKDRGMTMAISKAVEEGSRAVVCASTGNTSASAAAYAARAGLLCFVVVPAGGVALGKIVQALAHGARVVPIEGSFDDALGIVREGAPRFRLTLVNSVNPYRIEGQKTGAFEVCDALGRAPDVLAIPVGNAGNITAYWRGFTEYHGAGRIASRPRMWGFQAAGAAPFVLGRPVEHPETVASAIRIGRPASWDGAKTAVRESGGAFEAVTDEELLTARTLLAREEGLFVEPSSAAPIAGLLKRARQGRLPAGLVIVSVLTGHGLKDPEAVLRTERRPEPVPATMEALEHLVEAALAAR from the coding sequence GTGGACGCCTCGGCGCCCGGGCGGGCCGGCGCGCCGCAGCGCTGGCGCGGCGTGATCGAGGAATACCGGCCGTATCTCTCCGTGACGGCCGGCACCCCGGTCGTGACCCTGCTCGAGGGCGGCACGCCGCTGGTGCGCGCGGACCGGTTGGCGCGCCATCTCCCGGATGTGACGCTGTATCTCAAGTACGAGGGCACGAACCCCACCGGCTCCTTCAAGGACCGCGGGATGACGATGGCGATCTCCAAGGCGGTCGAGGAGGGGAGTCGCGCCGTCGTGTGCGCGAGCACCGGCAACACCTCGGCGTCGGCGGCGGCCTACGCGGCGCGCGCCGGACTGCTGTGCTTCGTCGTCGTCCCGGCCGGCGGCGTGGCGCTCGGCAAGATCGTGCAGGCGCTGGCCCACGGCGCGCGCGTCGTGCCGATCGAAGGTTCGTTCGACGACGCGCTCGGGATCGTCCGCGAGGGGGCGCCGCGGTTCCGGCTCACGCTGGTCAATTCGGTGAACCCGTACCGGATCGAGGGCCAGAAGACCGGCGCGTTCGAGGTCTGCGACGCGCTGGGCCGCGCGCCCGACGTGCTCGCGATTCCCGTGGGGAACGCGGGCAACATCACTGCGTACTGGCGCGGGTTCACGGAGTATCACGGCGCCGGCCGGATCGCGTCGCGGCCGCGCATGTGGGGATTCCAGGCCGCCGGCGCGGCACCGTTCGTACTGGGCCGCCCGGTCGAGCATCCGGAGACGGTCGCCTCCGCGATTCGGATCGGGCGTCCCGCGTCGTGGGACGGCGCCAAGACGGCCGTCCGCGAGTCCGGCGGCGCCTTCGAGGCGGTGACCGACGAGGAACTGCTCACCGCGCGCACGCTGCTCGCGCGCGAGGAAGGCCTCTTCGTCGAGCCGTCGTCCGCAGCCCCGATCGCGGGGCTGCTGAAGCGCGCGCGCCAGGGGCGCCTGCCCGCCGGCCTCGTCATCGTCAGCGTCCTGACCGGCCACGGCCTCAAGGACCCGGAGGCCGTGCTGCGCACCGAGCGCCGCCCCGAGCCGGTGCCGGCCACGATGGAGGCCCTCGAGCACCTCGTCGAGGCGGCGCTCGCCGCGCGATGA
- a CDS encoding aspartate kinase, whose product MGLIVQKFGGTSVADADRVNHVARRVVATQAAGHRVVVVVSAPGDMTDDLVEMARRITDRPPAREMDMLLATGEQVSIALLAMAIHAQGREAISLTGGQARIRTERVHTRARIVDVDRRRIDQELAADRIVIVAGFQGITDDAEITTLGRGGSDTTAVALASALGADLCQIYTDVEGVFTADPRVVPDARKLREISYDEMLEMASSGALVLQTRAAELAKQYRVPLEVRSSFVDREGTMVTDGSMERRRVVTGITHDRKVAKITATGVGDRPGAAHTIFRAVAARHVNVNMIIQSVPRSERADISFTVGASDMIAAVEAVRAVAAEVGAAEVLADDQVAMVSAVGAGMISNPGVAARMFGALAAAGINIELIATSEIKVSCVIRAADVERAVQALHQEFELERE is encoded by the coding sequence GTGGGGTTGATCGTCCAGAAATTCGGCGGCACCTCCGTCGCGGACGCGGACCGCGTAAACCACGTGGCGCGACGGGTCGTGGCGACCCAGGCGGCGGGACATCGCGTGGTGGTGGTCGTCTCGGCGCCCGGGGACATGACCGACGACCTCGTCGAGATGGCGCGCCGGATCACCGACCGCCCGCCGGCCCGCGAGATGGACATGCTCCTGGCAACGGGAGAGCAAGTGTCCATCGCCCTGCTCGCCATGGCCATTCACGCCCAGGGTCGGGAGGCGATCTCCTTGACGGGAGGGCAGGCGCGCATCCGCACCGAGCGGGTGCACACGCGCGCGCGCATCGTCGACGTAGACCGCCGCCGCATCGACCAGGAGCTGGCCGCGGACCGAATCGTCATCGTGGCGGGGTTTCAGGGGATCACGGACGACGCGGAGATCACGACGCTCGGACGGGGCGGCTCCGACACGACCGCCGTCGCGCTCGCGTCGGCGCTCGGCGCGGACCTGTGCCAGATCTACACGGACGTCGAGGGCGTGTTCACGGCCGACCCGCGTGTCGTCCCGGACGCGCGAAAGCTTCGGGAGATCTCGTACGACGAGATGCTCGAGATGGCCAGCTCCGGAGCACTGGTTCTCCAGACGCGGGCGGCGGAGCTGGCAAAACAGTATCGGGTGCCGCTCGAGGTGCGCAGCAGTTTCGTGGATCGGGAGGGAACCATGGTGACGGACGGCTCGATGGAACGCCGCCGAGTGGTCACGGGCATCACGCACGATCGGAAGGTCGCGAAGATCACCGCAACCGGCGTCGGCGACCGGCCCGGGGCCGCGCATACGATCTTCCGCGCCGTCGCCGCGCGCCACGTCAACGTGAACATGATCATCCAGAGCGTGCCGCGGAGTGAGCGGGCCGACATCTCGTTCACGGTCGGCGCATCCGACATGATCGCCGCGGTCGAGGCCGTGCGCGCCGTGGCCGCCGAGGTCGGCGCCGCGGAGGTGCTGGCGGACGACCAGGTGGCCATGGTCAGCGCCGTCGGCGCCGGCATGATCAGCAACCCGGGCGTCGCGGCGCGGATGTTCGGCGCGCTCGCCGCCGCCGGCATCAACATCGAGCTCATCGCCACCTCGGAGATCAAGGTGTCCTGCGTAATCCGGGCCGCGGACGTCGAGCGGGCCGTCCAGGCGCTGCACCAGGAGTTCGAACTGGAGCGGGAGTAA
- the rsmI gene encoding 16S rRNA (cytidine(1402)-2'-O)-methyltransferase, with protein sequence MTQAGPGTLYLVATPIGNLEDITLRALRVLREAAVIAAEDTRHTRKLLAHHDIPGHLISLHEHNEVARIPEFIARLRGGDSIALVSDAGTPGLSDPGTTLIAAAAAAGVPVVPVPGPSALLAALVVSGFPTAPVTFLGFLPVGSAERRRALEAARTLPHTLVLYEAPHRLRKTLAALSEVWGDRRIAVARELTKMHEEVWRGRVREALEHFSLHPPRGEFTLVVEAAPAIARAPSATPPSDEAATHAEEAARATLRAALAEGQAPFQAVRRAARTSGLRRNEVYRLWLAIKQEAMR encoded by the coding sequence GTGACGCAGGCCGGGCCGGGTACGCTCTATCTCGTGGCGACCCCGATCGGGAACCTTGAGGATATTACGCTTCGCGCGCTGCGTGTGCTCCGCGAGGCGGCGGTCATTGCGGCCGAAGATACCCGGCACACGCGGAAACTGCTGGCCCATCACGACATCCCGGGTCACCTGATCAGCCTGCACGAACACAACGAGGTCGCGCGGATCCCCGAGTTCATCGCGCGCCTGCGCGGCGGCGACTCGATCGCGCTCGTGTCGGACGCCGGCACGCCGGGGCTGAGCGATCCCGGGACGACGCTGATCGCCGCCGCGGCGGCCGCGGGCGTCCCGGTCGTCCCGGTCCCGGGCCCGAGCGCGCTGCTTGCCGCCCTCGTCGTGTCGGGGTTCCCGACCGCGCCGGTCACGTTCCTGGGGTTTCTTCCGGTCGGGTCGGCTGAGCGGCGGCGCGCCCTCGAGGCTGCCCGCACCCTCCCACACACCCTGGTGCTGTATGAGGCTCCCCACCGCCTGCGAAAGACGCTCGCCGCCCTGAGCGAGGTGTGGGGCGACCGCCGGATCGCCGTGGCGCGCGAGTTGACAAAGATGCACGAAGAGGTGTGGCGGGGGCGCGTGCGCGAAGCCCTTGAACATTTTTCGTTACATCCGCCCCGGGGCGAATTCACGCTCGTGGTCGAGGCGGCGCCCGCAATCGCTCGCGCGCCGTCGGCGACGCCCCCCTCGGATGAAGCCGCGACGCACGCCGAGGAGGCCGCCCGTGCCACGCTCCGGGCGGCGCTGGCCGAGGGGCAAGCGCCGTTTCAGGCTGTGCGCCGTGCGGCGCGCACCAGCGGGCTTCGGCGGAACGAGGTGTACCGGCTCTGGCTCGCGATCAAGCAGGAGGCCATGCGATGA
- a CDS encoding dihydrodipicolinate synthase family protein, which produces MKTVHKAHDEAEALMLQGLLEEAGIPVVLRSRQIPGYGEVVERATGVWGDLLVPDERAPEARELVTGYLRSSQDARAEASERLSGVIVPVVTLFDERGGIDEAANVRHLEWLIRHGVHGLFALGTTGEFTALSREERRAFAELVVSTAGGRVPVLIGVSSPWTDEAIAYAEHAEEIGARGVVAVLPYYWVPPDRSIYEHFRLLSVGTSLPVYIYNFPALTGRNIPPKLVARLVADRPNIAGIKDTVDSIAHIQETLTLARAVRPDFTVLCGMDYHLLNTMLIGGDGCVPGSANFFPDAFVRVYAAAAAGRLTDAAEDARTLAPIPTVYGEDAPAFVIVKEAMVMAGLIPHATTRPPALPLTDDERRRLSRGLTDMGVLG; this is translated from the coding sequence ATGAAGACCGTGCACAAGGCGCACGACGAGGCCGAGGCGCTGATGCTCCAGGGTCTGCTCGAGGAAGCCGGCATCCCGGTGGTGCTCCGGTCCCGCCAGATTCCCGGGTACGGCGAGGTCGTGGAACGCGCGACCGGCGTGTGGGGTGATCTCCTCGTCCCTGACGAGCGCGCACCGGAGGCGCGCGAGCTCGTGACGGGGTATCTTCGCTCGTCCCAGGACGCCCGCGCGGAGGCGTCGGAACGGCTCAGCGGCGTGATCGTGCCCGTCGTCACCCTGTTCGACGAGCGCGGCGGCATCGATGAGGCGGCGAACGTCCGCCACCTTGAGTGGCTGATCCGTCACGGCGTGCACGGCCTGTTCGCGCTCGGGACCACGGGGGAGTTCACGGCGCTCTCGCGGGAGGAACGGCGGGCGTTCGCGGAGTTGGTCGTTAGCACCGCGGGCGGCCGCGTGCCGGTGCTGATCGGCGTGAGCAGTCCGTGGACCGATGAGGCGATCGCGTACGCCGAACACGCGGAGGAAATCGGCGCACGCGGAGTCGTGGCGGTCCTTCCATACTATTGGGTCCCGCCGGATCGCTCGATCTACGAACACTTCAGGCTGCTCTCCGTGGGGACCTCGCTTCCGGTCTACATCTACAACTTCCCGGCGCTCACCGGACGGAACATCCCGCCAAAGCTGGTCGCGCGTCTCGTGGCCGACCGCCCCAACATCGCGGGCATAAAGGACACGGTGGACAGCATCGCCCACATCCAGGAAACGCTCACGCTCGCGCGCGCCGTGCGCCCCGATTTCACGGTGCTGTGCGGGATGGACTACCACCTGCTCAACACGATGCTGATCGGGGGCGACGGGTGCGTGCCGGGGTCGGCCAACTTCTTCCCCGACGCATTCGTCCGGGTCTACGCTGCCGCGGCGGCAGGCCGCCTGACCGATGCTGCGGAGGACGCCAGGACGCTGGCGCCGATCCCCACCGTCTACGGCGAGGACGCGCCGGCGTTCGTCATCGTCAAAGAAGCGATGGTCATGGCCGGCCTGATTCCGCATGCGACCACCCGGCCGCCGGCCCTCCCGCTCACGGACGACGAGCGACGGCGGCTCAGCCGCGGCCTGACGGACATGGGGGTCCTGGGGTGA
- the thrB gene encoding homoserine kinase, with protein sequence MITVRVPATSANLGPGFDAVGLALRLHNTLELWAADAPLIDVEGEGRETLPRNASHLAHRAATAVVDRAGRARGTTAPRAFGIRQHNRIPLARGLGSSAAAIVGGALAANALLGDPLDRQALLDLATEIEGHPDNVAAALLGGLVVCAGTPSGVRAMRLAPPPLSVVAAVPDFAVSTGEARRLLPSRVPFDDAVFNVTRTALLVAALSGGRPDLLGDATEDRLHQPYRAALIPGLTEVFAAARRAGANGVALSGSGPTVLAFGGPPGVGPAMAEAFGAAGVRCRTLDLQIDTEGAVVETRA encoded by the coding sequence ATGATTACGGTCCGCGTGCCGGCGACCTCCGCGAACCTCGGTCCTGGTTTCGACGCGGTCGGGCTCGCCCTGCGCCTCCACAACACGCTGGAGCTGTGGGCTGCCGACGCGCCCTTGATCGACGTGGAGGGCGAAGGCCGAGAGACGCTTCCGCGGAACGCGTCGCACCTCGCGCACCGCGCGGCGACCGCCGTCGTGGATCGCGCCGGACGCGCGCGTGGAACGACGGCGCCCCGGGCGTTCGGCATCCGCCAGCACAACCGGATCCCCCTGGCCCGGGGGTTGGGAAGCAGCGCCGCGGCGATCGTCGGCGGTGCCCTGGCGGCCAACGCGCTGCTCGGCGACCCGCTGGACCGGCAGGCGCTGCTCGATCTCGCGACGGAGATCGAGGGACACCCGGACAACGTGGCGGCGGCGCTGCTCGGAGGCCTCGTGGTCTGCGCCGGGACCCCGTCCGGCGTGCGCGCGATGCGTCTCGCCCCGCCGCCGCTGTCCGTCGTCGCGGCGGTGCCCGACTTTGCGGTCTCGACCGGCGAAGCGCGACGCCTGCTGCCGTCGCGCGTGCCGTTCGACGACGCCGTGTTCAACGTCACGAGAACGGCCCTGCTGGTCGCGGCGCTGAGCGGCGGGCGGCCCGATCTGCTCGGCGACGCGACGGAGGACCGGCTGCACCAACCCTACCGCGCGGCCCTCATCCCGGGGCTGACGGAAGTGTTCGCCGCGGCACGCCGGGCCGGCGCGAACGGGGTGGCCTTGAGCGGGTCGGGACCGACGGTCCTTGCGTTTGGCGGGCCGCCGGGCGTCGGCCCGGCCATGGCCGAGGCGTTCGGGGCCGCGGGCGTACGGTGCCGAACGCTGGATCTTCAAATCGACACCGAGGGCGCCGTCGTTGAAACGCGGGCGTAG